ggaaaaaaatataattaattttttaatttgacaaGTAATGTTGAATAAATATCTTTGTTAATGTAGACAAGTAGTATGTGATAGAGGGTGTACTATTATCTCATTACTTCTCTTCACtattatatatgttaaaatttctttatatatatatgatgaaatctaactatatatatattctctctcCGTACTATTTATTcgttcatattttctcttttagctGCTCctatttatttgtctattttcacatataaaaaaaggataaatttttttcctattataccATTATTTAAGCTTTCTGAAAATCTtcaagttttaattcatttttttcgaaaccataattaataagggtaaaattgtaacttcactatgctaattattgttatattaaTATGTCTGTCATTTCTAAAATGAACAACTAAATAGAGACGAATGGAGTATgaaataacattattatttcttatttctcGTACCAAACAATCTTTTTCAGGTCCCAATTTATTGCTCGATATActtttagataaaaaaatatttgatcttCTGATAACTTGAATTCacaattttaaagttgaaaacGAATGATATTTACCATCCAAATAActcttaacattttttttttcaaaacaaggaaaaataagtgaattttaCCTTAATTCAGGggtattttgaataaaaaaagacaaaagGCACATTATCTAGAAACAGAATAAAAAGCTATAGAACCACCACAAATAAAAACTCAATTCTATCAGTTGAGCTGCTGCAATGGCGTCGTTGTTAGTTGGTTCAGTTCCTATGGCTACTGTTCAATCCATGGCTTCTCTTTCTCCTAATTTATCATTCTCTCGTTCTCACTCCGTCGCCGGCAGCGTTTCAATCACGGCGGCATCTCCTTCAGCATCAATTTCGTTTTCGTCTCTCACCGATTCAAATCTCCCATTGAGTACGAATCACATACCTTTTCGAATTTATTGTTTGTGAATTTTGTGATGATTGAAGTTTCAGTTCGAGAAATTGaaagtttgatttgatttgattttcagTATACTGCGGTAGAGGTGATAAGAAGACGGCGAAAGGCAAGCGGTTCAATCACTCCTTTGGCAATGTGAGTTCACTTTTCTGAGTTTATTTTGGTTTATTGCAGGATAAGACCTCCttaatatgatttagtttcAGATACACCCCgtatattttataaacaaaCACTTACCTCCTCCATATTAGGAGAATCCTATACTAACTTTCTAGTTTGATACGTggaataagaataataatctCGAAATAGAATTTGAGATTAAGTTTATTGCATATTTGAGTTAAAGGTATTGGCTTAAAATGACGAGTGTATCgaagatgaataaaataatttcaatgaGATATTTAACGTATTTATGccttttaattttagaaaagagAAGTATgtgttttgttgaaattgataaaTAAGATATCAACACAAATTACttaatatgaataattttttaacccatatttgattaaatgaatgttaattccatataaaatgatttatagaTTCACTTGGAATAAGATTATTGGTGCATAAGGTTTTGCATAATTAATGCAGGAGTTTAATGCTTTAATATTATAGAATTTTATACTGAGATTCAATTGTTCATACATTTAGACGAATTGACCCCTAAAAAgttttaaactatattttttaatgacCGTGATTGCAACCTAGATGGATCTCGACTAATTTTATCGATAGATGGGATAAATTACCTAGTGTTATTTTGTCTCTGATAGAATTTGAACCTGAAACCTCATGGTTCTCGACCCTCTTCATTAACCACCAATGTTGATGATAGATTCATAATAGTCTCTTAAATATGCACTAACCAATTTTTAGTACTTTGAAGTTTGAGTGTTATTATCAAACGTTTAACAATTTATGTTCGTTAGATTTGACAGAAATAGTGAAAAAACAACAGTTGTTTCgacattttttgttgttattttgaattgattccGACGGTATGAATTGGTTTAGGCAAGGCCAAGGAACAAGAAGAAGGGAAGAGGACCACCTAGGGTTGCAGCACCACCAGCAGCACCAAAGAGAGATCCATTTGATGATGGCCAAGTCGttaaaattgaaattcatgACCCATAGTTTTCTCGGAGGAgcaatttcatttttatgtagCTCTAATCTTCTACTACTTGTTTATTTCATTGAGATATCGAAATCTAAATATCGATGAAGTTAATCATTGGACTGAGATTTCTAGTTTGCTTGAAGGGTCTTCGTTTAAATGTTCTTGTGTCCTGCTAAATTATGCATGTGGTTCTAGCAACCTTCAGTATACAAGTGGTAATAGTCACTACTTTAGCTATTGAGAAAAGTGAAAAGCTTAGAGAACCCCACATTCCTTATGGGTTGAAAACCACGAGGTTTTAGGTTCATATTCTAGCGGAGACAAAAACATTAGGAGGTCttttggtagagtgtataagAATAGTAATGAATAGAGTGTATTAATAATGCTGGAATTCGTTATGTTGGAGCTATTTCCTATCCAATATTTGGTTTGATATATTATCAAGGACACTTTGGCCTTGAACAAAGAAAGGATCAAAAAATGTCATAGCTAATACATCTTGCCAAATGACCCGTAGGTGTTCTTATTTAGACCTTCGTGGATAGAATTACTCCATATCTGTGCTGGTGGGAGGTAACCTATATCTCGAAGAATTAGTCAAGATGTGAGTGAGCAAATCCAGTCACAAAAGAGCTTCTTTTGTTTGGGTCACCAAGTTTGTCTGCGTCCACTACAATCATAAACAGCTTTACAGCAGGACACAAGTTGGATAAATAGAATTCACATAGATATTGGTTGAAGAAAATGCTGATTTTGATGTACAGGTTCCAACTCTTTTTTTATGACCAAGAAATCCTTCCAAGTCCAACCTTTAAGACCAATTGCAACCTTCAAAACTCGGGAATAATGGGTCCAACCTTCTACCTTACTCCACTTAAATACCAGGCTTAGTCGGCATGTCATAGGGCTTGAACTTCTGATCCAAGTCACAAGTCCCTTCACCTTTGCCACTTGAACCAAGCTCTGGGGCTAACTAAAAACCAACTTCTTGATACAAGAATTGTAAAGACTTCTAATGAAACTAAATCAAGATGCTGATATTGACAAAAGAAAGCAGGGGGaagagaaattttatttttctgatcAGTTTCAGTTATAACGCAACATCTGAAACTACTAAATAGGCTGAAATACTTAACTTGGCAACTATGGAGATGTGAGCCTGAGAAATCTCGCCAAAAACAAACTTCTCTAGGTATTAGAAGACTCTCATCTGCAGCATATTTCATTCCAAAAAGAACCAGTTCTTTGATTCCGCGAAAGGAAGTAAATAGATATCTCTATGGCCATATCATGCAACATCTTGTAGATCATGAGACACTATTGTTAACGAAACTCaggatttttcttcttctattataCCACACTAATATAACTAGAGGGAGAGCTATCTAAAATCATCTCAGCGACATAATGCAACTCTGaatattatgtaaaataaaGCCTTTCTTTTTGGTATTCTGAAAGACGTAACCAGCCTACCCACCAAAACATTAAGGACgagaagaaagaagaagcaATCTGGCTGTAACAGAAAGGACCACAAAAGGAAAATGCTTATGGTACAAGACAATGAGGGTTCACCCTCACTTACAAATGAATGTAGATCCGAATTCACATGACCAATCTACACGAGGTTCTATAAAATGACCCAAATAAATATATCACCGCAGAGCTAAATTAGCAAGTGCTAACCTTGGAAAGTTAATGTGTCTTAGACTCAAACCAAGACCACCACAATTTGGTAGCATACATTTGTAGAAAGATGCATTTATACAAGTTGAAATCCATTTGATCTTGTGCAAACTGGGAATAAAATGTGCATTAATACAAGTTAGAATCCataaaagagaaacaaaagatTAACCAATGAGGGAAGCACAGGGCTTTGGTCTAATGGTAAATGCAGAGCGTGATGTGTGTTAGACGCACGccacaggttcgaatcctgcTCAAGACAAGCATGGTACCTCTAGAAATCTAGAGGGGTGGGCCCATTCTCCACCGAACTTTGAACTGTCCGCCATTGGCCCTCGAGGATTTCTTGGttaccataaaaataaaaaactagtGTCTAAAATGCTGTAATTTTGCAGGAGAGCTTAAGAGACAGATATTGAGTAAAAAAGAGCAACATCGCCGAGTAGCTCGAGAATGCAAGAACTAATATAGCTAGAAACTAAAATACAAAGTTCAAGGGACAGTATCAAGCCCTGGATTTCCTATTCTATGGCATTATGTAATGGTGGAAAACGATACAATTTATTCAAACATTGTATTCATCGAGACACACAATCCGATATATTATGAATCAATATATAACGACCATCCAAACAAACTGTTATATACCTCTAAAGTGCCATCAGAATTAGATAAAAAAGCAAGATAAAATCCTTAACAGGTCAAAAAAGCAAAGGAGAAACTTCAACTCACAAATGACCGGAAATTTACAAGATTCATGATTCAAACAGAGTACTTACAGCTTCAAATACCAGAAATTATATACTCAATTCACacgaaaataattaatttgcaaaaaaaaaaaaaaaacgaagaTACACGTACCATAATTTTATTTCCGGCTATCATTATCATAGTCGAGAATTTCATCACGAGTAACAGATCTAGAGTGCTGCACTATAGACCGTCCGATCGAATTGATCCAATACTCCTTCTTCTCCTCAGAATCAGCAATAAAATACATAGTATCAGACCTAGTTGAAAGCTCAAACGCAAATTGTTTATTCAGAACATCTTCAGCTCCTTTCACTGTAAGGCAATCACCCACCGGAATAACACCACGCGGTTTCGATCCTCTATTGAGATTCGCTTCCTTGAACCAAAACAGTTTCCCCTGTTTCAACACGAACCACCGGCGACGCCAGGTTTTTATGTACTCGCCTTGTTTTGTGAGCCAGCCGGCTCGTTCGGGGTTAACCCAGAATTCTACTCCGTCATAGTCGTCGGTCGATGGAGTTGTGTTATCGCCCATCACTGCTCGCCATATACTGGCCATGGGTGATGTGAttgaaggagagagagagagagagaagagtgGAGAGAAAAATGTGAACACCAGACaggtattattttctttttctcttttttctcctaattttacaagttcttttttttctttcaaaatgatTTAGAACATGTGGACTTATTACTCCATCTTTCTCTTCTTAGAGTTCTCGagtttgaattaatataaaaaaaatcttaataaaaattattttcttttgaatacaATTTGATGtgatataaatttgaaataatctgattctaatataaaaatattgagcGTCAGGCTAAAAACCATTTTAGAAAAAAGTATTCCTTCttttatcttgatttttgataaattttccattttaatcCATTACATTTACAACATACTTCATGCCTCATTTATATCaccaattctttttcttaattataacaaaaaaaagaaaatatatttctatacttaataacaaattaactttataatattttttttatgattaatgaaataatttataattacacAAACATCCGTTAATTATTTTAGATGgcactatttttttaaaaaattctttcttaaattgtatattaaatcaaattacaaCATGGAAATTTGAAcgaaataaatattgaattattaaatatgGAGTTTCGAGCCCATagaggaaaaatattttgttggaAGGACTGCCTCCAAATATGGATCGCATAATGCTATACCAAGTTAAATCAGActtcgatatatatatatatatatatatggatttaGTTTATAAATACTGAACTTTCCAGCTTATTCAAACAAAATACCGACCTGCTGggtcataatattttattgtcCTTGTAGGTATGAACTCAAATTGTCCTTGACCATAGATTTTGATAGTAAATTCAAAAATCTATCTTCAAATATCTACCAAGCCATGAAAATTGAAAGTATTTTCAAAGACTTttattcacaaaatttcaaatttttcgaAGTAAAATGCATGTCTAAATACAACTTCcaactcaaattttcaaatttaaacttcaaaatCAATGGTCAAACGAGAGCTTATAGTCTGCAAGTAGGAACTAAAATGAGGCAAATTACTGCTTGTAGCAACTGGGAATTATATACTCACTTCAGAACCAGCATTTCTGTTTGCAAAAAATGGTTCTCAGCACACAACATAACTTATGAGAATAGGCTGGCTTAAAATTTCATAGCTAACTGTGCATCAATCTTTACATAACGTGGGAGACAACATGCATTGGTTTTTCCCAggaaacaattataattcaagcACCAAAACTTTCATTCTGGTACTGAATCGAAACTATAATTTTATGATCTTGCACCAGCGAAGGGCAATCATTACCTTCCATGCGTATAGGCTGGAGATCGAGCACCTTTAACACCGCTAATAGCATCATCAACTTCACTCCCATCAAGACACATTGTATTGTTATTCACACTCACTTCAGAACTAGCATTGCTGCTCGTAGCAAGTGGGGAGTCGGATACACTCACTGTCCTGGTTCTGTTAGGTCCTGATCTTACACTGTACATGGAGGATGCTGGAATATTAGTCATCGATGGACGCAGATTTCCGGAGATGCTTTGCCTTATATCCTGTGAGAGAGGAATGTTCTCAATTAAGCAAA
The window above is part of the Solanum pennellii chromosome 5, SPENNV200 genome. Proteins encoded here:
- the LOC107018632 gene encoding 30S ribosomal protein S31, chloroplastic; amino-acid sequence: MASLLVGSVPMATVQSMASLSPNLSFSRSHSVAGSVSITAASPSASISFSSLTDSNLPLIYCGRGDKKTAKGKRFNHSFGNARPRNKKKGRGPPRVAAPPAAPKRDPFDDGQVVKIEIHDP
- the LOC107018834 gene encoding pleckstrin homology domain-containing protein 1-like; this encodes MASIWRAVMGDNTTPSTDDYDGVEFWVNPERAGWLTKQGEYIKTWRRRWFVLKQGKLFWFKEANLNRGSKPRGVIPVGDCLTVKGAEDVLNKQFAFELSTRSDTMYFIADSEEKKEYWINSIGRSIVQHSRSVTRDEILDYDNDSRK